GTTTGCGGTCGTAGAAGCGCCGCGACTCGGTGCATCGTTGGATGCTGATCAGCGCGGAGGTGTAGAAGACGCGCTGGAGGCCCCGGTGGTAGCGGCGTGGGCGGTGCAGGTTGCCGCTGACGCGTCCGGAATCGCGGGGCGAGGGAGCCAGGCCGGCGAAGCCGGCCAGCCGGTCCGGGGTGCCGAAGGCGTCGAGGTCGCCGCCGGTGGCGGCCAGGAACTCAGCGCCGAGCAGCGCGCCGATGCCGGGCATGCTGGAGATCACTTCGGCGAGTTCGTGCTCATGAAACCGGCCCTCGATGAGCTTGTCGATCTCGCTGACCTTCTCGTTGAGGGCGATCACCTCCTTGGCGAGGGTGTGAACCATCTGGGCGGTGAGCTTCTCGCCGGGCAGCGTGGTGCGTTGCCGGTCGGCGGCCTCGACAGCGGCGGCGGCGATGGTGCCGGCCGAGCGGACTTTGCGGTTACGCAGCCAGGTCTGCAACCGCGCGACGCCGACACGGCGAAGAGCTGCGGGGGTCTGATAGCCGGTCAGCAGCACCAGCGGGCCGTGGTTGGTCAGGTCGAGGGCACGTTCCAGCGCGGGGAAGATGTTCAGCAACTGCTCGCGCAGTCGGTTGATGGTGCGGGTCCGGTCGGCGACCAGGTCGCTGCGGCGGGCGGTGAGGATCTTCAACTCGACGGCCGCCTCGTCTCCCGGGCGCACCGGGTTGAGGTCACGGCGCATACGTGCCTGGTCGGCGATCACTGCGGCGTCGCGGGCATCGGTCTTGCCGGTTCCGCGGTAACCGGCGGCGGCCCGGTTCACCGCGAGACCAGAGATATAGACCAGCCGCTGCTCATGGTTGATCAGCAAGGCGATCAGCAGAGCCGCGCCGCCGTCGGCCACGTCGACCGCCCACGTGACCTCGTCGCTCAGTGCCAGCACATCGGCCAGCAGCGTCAGCAACTCCGCTTCCTCGTTGGCCACTCGCCGCGACAGCAGCCGGTCGCCGTTCTGGTCGACCACCACACAGTGGTGATGCGCCTTGCCGATATCTACGCCGGCCCACACCTTGGGCACGGTCACCTCCACAAGTTCGTTGGTGAGTCGGTCCGCAGACGACCTCGCCGGCATGGTCCTACACAGCGATCTACTCGCAACTCCCAATCGGCGGCCGAGTCGTCGCGGGGTGCTGGGCGGCCAGGTCTCCTGAGCCATCAACGGCAACCCGATGAAAGCCACACCCAGCACCCCCGGATGAGCCAACCCTACGAACTGGGCGGTCATCACGATCAAGAAGGTAGGACCCCGATGAACACGACCACCGCTGGCAAGCTGACCGAGGGCGCTCGCGCGTACGCGGCCCTGACCAACGCCGGCCCGGAGTTCGCGAAGTCGACCGAAGGCGCCCAGGTCGTGACCGTGACCGCCGCCCCGCTGAAGGTCGGCCGGCGTACGCGGATCGAGACCGACCGGGGAGTGTTCGAGGTCGGCGTGACGACGAAGGTCATCCTCGCCCCGCCCGCCGAGCCGGAGCACGCCGCCGACGCCGACCCGGTCCCGCCCCCGGCCGGCATCGTGACCGCCTCGGTCGACCTCGACGCCGCGGGCCGGCTGACCT
This is a stretch of genomic DNA from Micromonospora sp. WMMD1082. It encodes these proteins:
- a CDS encoding IS110 family transposase, coding for MTVPKVWAGVDIGKAHHHCVVVDQNGDRLLSRRVANEEAELLTLLADVLALSDEVTWAVDVADGGAALLIALLINHEQRLVYISGLAVNRAAAGYRGTGKTDARDAAVIADQARMRRDLNPVRPGDEAAVELKILTARRSDLVADRTRTINRLREQLLNIFPALERALDLTNHGPLVLLTGYQTPAALRRVGVARLQTWLRNRKVRSAGTIAAAAVEAADRQRTTLPGEKLTAQMVHTLAKEVIALNEKVSEIDKLIEGRFHEHELAEVISSMPGIGALLGAEFLAATGGDLDAFGTPDRLAGFAGLAPSPRDSGRVSGNLHRPRRYHRGLQRVFYTSALISIQRCTESRRFYDRKRGEGKRHTQAVLALARRRINVLWALLRDRRCYQPVPPAATAA